From Candidatus Angelobacter sp., the proteins below share one genomic window:
- a CDS encoding DUF2071 domain-containing protein: MDTAEIISRPATERNETRRAPAFTPLFLGDWMRAAFIHYEVDPEILQNEVPFELDLFAGRAFVSLVAFSMERLRPNFGGRLTELLFRPISNHRFLNVRTYVRHQRETGIYFITEFLSNPLCVPLGPPTFGLPYRLGRPSYRHNYEEGTVEGDVASAFGQNRLTYKASLSAKAGFHACEPGTLDAFLLERYQAFTQCGRKRRSFRIRHVPWPQQAIDVSVREDELLTLTGNWVDGAQLIGANFSPGVHDVRMGRPHRLTACERKHRVRVFFDV, encoded by the coding sequence ATGGACACCGCTGAAATAATCAGCCGCCCGGCCACGGAGCGGAATGAAACGAGGCGCGCGCCTGCGTTTACGCCGTTGTTCCTCGGCGACTGGATGCGTGCGGCCTTCATTCATTACGAGGTGGACCCGGAAATTCTGCAAAACGAAGTCCCGTTCGAGCTCGATTTATTTGCGGGCCGGGCTTTTGTGAGTCTCGTCGCATTCAGCATGGAGCGACTGCGACCGAACTTCGGTGGGCGGCTGACTGAGCTGCTCTTTCGCCCTATCTCGAATCACAGGTTCCTGAACGTGCGGACTTATGTTCGGCACCAGCGCGAAACCGGCATCTATTTCATCACAGAGTTTCTTTCCAATCCGCTTTGTGTGCCATTGGGACCGCCGACATTCGGATTGCCCTACCGTCTTGGGCGTCCGTCTTACCGGCATAACTATGAAGAAGGAACCGTCGAAGGGGATGTCGCGTCGGCGTTTGGTCAAAACCGTTTGACCTACAAGGCTTCGCTGTCTGCAAAGGCAGGATTTCACGCGTGTGAGCCAGGGACACTCGATGCCTTTTTGTTGGAACGCTACCAGGCTTTCACGCAGTGCGGAAGAAAGCGACGTTCGTTTCGCATCCGGCACGTGCCCTGGCCACAACAGGCGATCGACGTTTCGGTGCGAGAAGATGAGTTGCTGACCCTTACCGGCAATTGGGTGGATGGGGCGCAGTTGATTGGCGCAAACTTTTCACCCGGCGTTCACGATGTCCGGATGGGGCGGCCTCACCGCCTCACGGCTTGCGAACGCAAGCATCGTGTACGGGTTTTCTTCGATGTATGA
- a CDS encoding peroxiredoxin: MKKTSAWITALSLLLIAAAVRADTPKAGDKAPNVEAKDQNGKTWKLSNLEGKQVVLLYFYPKDDTPGCTKEACGLRDRMTDLKKDKVQVLGVSFDDGESHKKFIAKHNLNFPLLIDTDGKIADAYGARMTGRNMARRVSFLIGKDGKIAHVTDNPSADVHLNEMKDAVAGLAKK, translated from the coding sequence ATGAAAAAAACTTCAGCTTGGATCACAGCGTTGTCTCTTCTGTTGATTGCCGCAGCAGTTCGCGCGGACACCCCCAAAGCCGGTGATAAGGCGCCGAATGTGGAGGCCAAAGACCAGAACGGCAAGACATGGAAATTGTCCAACCTCGAAGGCAAGCAGGTCGTGCTGCTTTATTTTTATCCCAAAGACGACACGCCGGGTTGCACCAAAGAGGCGTGCGGGTTACGCGACCGCATGACCGATTTGAAGAAAGACAAAGTGCAGGTGCTCGGCGTGAGTTTCGATGATGGTGAAAGCCATAAGAAATTTATCGCCAAACACAATCTGAACTTCCCGTTGCTCATTGATACGGATGGGAAGATCGCCGACGCGTATGGCGCGCGCATGACCGGCAGAAACATGGCGAGGCGGGTCAGTTTTCTGATCGGCAAAGACGGCAAGATCGCGCACGTCACGGACAATCCATCGGCGGACGTCCATCTGAACGAGATGAAGGACGCCGTGGCCGGACTGGCGAAGAAATAG